A genome region from Neptunomonas japonica JAMM 1380 includes the following:
- a CDS encoding FAD-linked oxidase C-terminal domain-containing protein, producing MTNKLSKDELYQLFCGFIAPQNVIVDEETLKPYECDGLSMYCEMPLIVVLPETVAQVQETLRICHRYAVPVVARGAGTGLCAGAMPNTEGVVLSLAKFKNIIEINPQTRTARLQPGVRNLAISEAAAEYGLYYGPDPSSQIACTIGGNVAENSGGVHCLKYGLTVHNVLSVEMLTVEGEKVTLGSDGLDSCGLDLLALINGSEGLLGVITEIQVKLLPIPEKARVVMAGFDNVQQAGDSVGGIIASGIIPAGLEMMDAYAISAAEGFAKAGYPKEAKALLLCEVDGTAEEVQEHIEQVEKLFHSFGATSVRTSQTEAERALLWKGRKSAFPAVGRISPDYYCMDGTIPRGQLAHVLTQMQRLSEHYQLRVANVFHAGDGNLHPLILFDANIPGEFEKTEEFGGKILELCVAVGGCITGEHGVGIEKIRQMSVQFTELELLQFNAIKDAFDPVGTLNPGKGIPTLRRCQEYRSIEPKEMNNKKEGTAHG from the coding sequence ATGACAAACAAGCTGAGTAAAGATGAGTTGTATCAGTTATTTTGTGGCTTTATTGCACCTCAAAATGTCATTGTTGATGAAGAAACACTCAAGCCTTATGAGTGTGATGGCTTGTCGATGTATTGTGAGATGCCACTGATTGTTGTATTACCAGAAACAGTAGCGCAGGTGCAAGAAACACTACGTATTTGCCATAGATACGCTGTTCCTGTGGTTGCGCGCGGTGCAGGTACTGGCCTGTGTGCTGGCGCAATGCCAAATACTGAGGGGGTTGTCCTCTCGTTAGCTAAGTTTAAGAACATTATCGAGATTAACCCGCAAACACGCACGGCTAGATTACAGCCTGGTGTGCGTAATTTAGCTATTAGTGAGGCAGCGGCTGAATATGGTTTGTATTACGGGCCTGATCCTTCTTCCCAAATTGCGTGTACGATTGGTGGCAATGTTGCTGAAAATTCAGGCGGCGTGCATTGCCTTAAATATGGCCTTACGGTACACAATGTTCTGAGTGTAGAAATGCTTACCGTAGAGGGTGAGAAGGTCACATTAGGTAGCGATGGGCTCGATAGCTGTGGCTTAGACTTGTTAGCACTGATTAATGGTTCCGAAGGTTTACTCGGTGTGATTACCGAGATTCAAGTTAAGTTATTGCCCATACCTGAAAAAGCCCGCGTGGTGATGGCAGGGTTTGATAACGTCCAGCAAGCAGGTGATTCAGTCGGTGGCATTATTGCCAGCGGTATTATCCCTGCCGGGTTAGAGATGATGGATGCTTATGCGATTTCAGCCGCAGAGGGTTTTGCTAAAGCAGGTTACCCCAAAGAGGCTAAAGCGTTATTACTATGTGAAGTTGATGGCACCGCAGAAGAGGTCCAAGAGCATATTGAGCAAGTTGAAAAACTGTTCCACTCCTTTGGCGCAACCTCTGTTAGAACGTCACAAACAGAAGCTGAACGTGCCCTTTTATGGAAAGGCCGAAAATCAGCTTTTCCGGCGGTTGGGCGTATTTCTCCTGATTATTATTGTATGGATGGCACGATTCCACGTGGCCAATTAGCACACGTATTAACCCAGATGCAGCGCTTATCTGAGCACTATCAATTACGTGTAGCGAATGTCTTTCATGCTGGTGATGGCAATTTGCACCCGTTAATTTTGTTTGATGCAAACATTCCCGGTGAGTTTGAAAAGACTGAAGAGTTCGGTGGCAAGATACTCGAGCTCTGTGTTGCCGTCGGTGGCTGTATTACCGGTGAGCATGGTGTTGGTATCGAGAAAATACGCCAGATGTCGGTGCAATTTACTGAGCTAGAGTTACTTCAATTCAACGCTATTAAAGATGCTTTTGATCCTGTGGGTACATTGAACCCAGGCAAGGGGATACCTACCTTACGTCGCTGCCAAGAATACCGCTCGATTGAGCCTAAGGAAATGAATAACAAGAAGGAGGGCACTGCTCATGGATGA
- a CDS encoding YbaN family protein — translation MNKITRVGVKKGLMIGCGWFFIALGAIGVVLPILPTTPFLILALGCFAKSSPRFHQMLLNNRWFGPALKEWESTHRMSRQTKKRSTLMIIATFSISILILSDRPYLQLMLVSCASILLFFLWRIKEAPPS, via the coding sequence TTGAACAAAATAACCCGTGTTGGAGTAAAAAAAGGCTTAATGATTGGCTGCGGTTGGTTTTTTATCGCGCTAGGTGCCATCGGCGTTGTCTTGCCTATTTTACCCACTACACCATTTCTTATCTTAGCGCTTGGCTGCTTTGCCAAAAGCTCGCCGCGCTTTCATCAGATGTTATTGAATAACCGTTGGTTTGGCCCTGCGTTAAAAGAGTGGGAATCCACTCATCGGATGTCGCGCCAAACCAAAAAACGTTCCACGCTCATGATTATTGCTACTTTTTCAATATCGATACTTATATTGTCTGACCGTCCTTATTTACAGCTGATGTTGGTGAGCTGTGCCAGCATATTATTATTCTTTCTATGGCGTATTAAAGAAGCCCCCCCCTCATAA
- a CDS encoding RidA family protein — translation MIERKTGIYDGRSKSSAYKDLVWTVATSSDTSVGIEQQTQLTLDTIQTNLVELNSDKTRIVSAQVYIANMADKQRMDSVWINWLGTNPEHWPQRACLGVHLEGAVLIEVTVTAVRK, via the coding sequence ATGATTGAGAGAAAAACTGGAATTTATGATGGCCGTAGCAAATCATCAGCATACAAAGATTTAGTTTGGACCGTTGCTACATCCTCGGATACCTCTGTAGGTATTGAGCAACAGACGCAGCTTACTTTAGATACAATTCAAACTAATTTAGTTGAGCTTAACTCAGACAAAACCAGAATAGTTTCAGCTCAAGTATATATTGCTAATATGGCGGATAAACAACGAATGGATTCAGTGTGGATAAATTGGTTAGGCACTAACCCTGAACATTGGCCTCAACGAGCTTGCTTAGGTGTACATCTTGAAGGCGCTGTTTTAATTGAAGTTACTGTTACAGCAGTGCGGAAGTAA
- a CDS encoding ABC transporter substrate-binding protein: MQTFLSLFFSSLLFLFSAQLSAQEDLQTQLPKLKVTVIAWGTVNWELQHIKQRQLDHKNGYDLVIDRVASLSAARIAITADNTDFIVSDWLWASERNHKGANLRFIPFSKQVGSIIASPGNSISSYASLKGKRIGVAGGPMNKGWALMRAAANKEGIDLKNEAKIQFGAPPLLTQAIKNGQIDILATFWHYGARLEAEGYKKLYSLKTIMRDLGLKSNVPMLGYLYKAKLGDQHPHLVAAFYKSINEAKAQLAVDDTAWQALRPFMKSENNKIYHALITGYRSGIPDEFSQQHIEDAANFYTIIDDLKPYPTGLQLNPELFHNALFDKGSR; the protein is encoded by the coding sequence ATGCAAACCTTCTTATCACTTTTCTTTTCGAGCTTATTGTTCTTATTCTCTGCTCAGCTAAGCGCTCAAGAAGACCTGCAAACCCAACTACCCAAACTGAAAGTTACCGTTATTGCATGGGGAACCGTTAACTGGGAACTGCAGCACATTAAACAAAGGCAGCTTGATCATAAAAATGGCTACGATTTAGTGATCGACCGTGTCGCAAGCTTATCGGCTGCACGCATTGCGATTACAGCGGACAATACAGATTTTATCGTCTCGGATTGGCTTTGGGCTTCTGAACGCAACCACAAGGGAGCCAATCTACGCTTTATACCTTTTTCAAAACAAGTTGGTAGCATTATCGCATCGCCAGGCAACAGTATTAGTAGTTATGCTAGCTTAAAAGGCAAACGGATAGGCGTTGCAGGAGGCCCTATGAATAAGGGCTGGGCTCTGATGCGCGCAGCAGCAAATAAAGAAGGAATTGACCTTAAAAATGAGGCGAAAATCCAGTTCGGAGCCCCGCCTTTATTAACCCAAGCCATAAAAAATGGTCAGATCGATATACTAGCCACCTTTTGGCATTACGGTGCCCGTCTTGAAGCAGAGGGATATAAAAAACTCTATAGCCTTAAAACTATCATGCGAGACCTTGGCCTAAAAAGTAATGTGCCAATGCTAGGCTATTTATATAAAGCTAAGTTGGGAGATCAACACCCACACCTTGTTGCAGCCTTCTATAAATCTATTAATGAAGCTAAAGCACAACTAGCCGTAGACGATACTGCTTGGCAAGCATTACGTCCATTTATGAAATCTGAAAACAATAAAATCTATCACGCCCTGATAACAGGTTACAGATCTGGCATCCCTGATGAGTTTAGTCAGCAGCACATAGAAGATGCAGCTAACTTCTACACAATCATTGATGACCTTAAACCTTACCCAACAGGCTTGCAGCTTAACCCTGAACTTTTTCATAATGCACTCTTTGATAAAGGTAGCAGATGA
- a CDS encoding TetR/AcrR family transcriptional regulator, with protein MSSKRLHLISSAFNLFYQKGVHAVGINEILAESGIAKKTLYHHFSGKEALVLAVLVYRDECFCDWLKERLDLAKPGMAKVEALFDALDDWFNNRVDALFAFHGCLFINVSAEFGDLTHPLHKQCAAHKQSVAILIESLVRSTSIDAACINMATDALCLLKEGAITLAHVQGDRKAALKAKESAKLLIRSM; from the coding sequence ATGTCGAGTAAACGTCTTCACCTTATTAGCTCCGCTTTTAATCTTTTTTACCAAAAGGGTGTCCATGCGGTGGGTATTAACGAGATATTGGCTGAGTCTGGTATCGCTAAAAAAACCTTGTACCACCACTTCAGTGGAAAAGAGGCGCTAGTACTTGCTGTGCTCGTTTATCGTGATGAGTGCTTTTGTGATTGGCTTAAAGAAAGGTTAGATTTGGCCAAACCTGGCATGGCAAAAGTGGAGGCGCTATTTGATGCACTGGACGATTGGTTTAATAATCGGGTTGATGCGTTATTTGCCTTTCATGGTTGTTTGTTTATCAATGTGAGTGCCGAGTTTGGCGATCTAACACACCCTTTACATAAGCAGTGTGCAGCGCATAAGCAAAGCGTGGCTATCTTGATCGAGTCGTTAGTTAGGAGTACCAGCATCGATGCCGCTTGTATCAACATGGCTACAGATGCGTTGTGCTTATTAAAAGAAGGTGCCATTACATTGGCGCATGTTCAGGGTGATCGAAAAGCAGCCCTAAAAGCAAAAGAATCAGCCAAGCTGCTTATTCGATCTATGTAG
- a CDS encoding VOC family protein, with the protein MNNLKTLEIKAFVPAKDFEISKQFYSELGFTKASDSDGVAYFHKGRCSFLLQDFYEKVYAENFMMHLLVEDIHSWHKQVEVSGVAKKYDVKVSDIVEQPWGMLDFTLHDPSGVLWRFGENI; encoded by the coding sequence TTGAATAATTTAAAGACTCTAGAAATTAAGGCGTTTGTGCCCGCAAAAGATTTTGAAATATCCAAGCAGTTTTATTCAGAGTTAGGTTTTACTAAGGCCTCTGATTCTGATGGGGTTGCATATTTTCATAAAGGGCGTTGTAGTTTTTTGTTACAAGATTTTTATGAGAAGGTATATGCAGAAAATTTTATGATGCATTTATTGGTAGAAGATATCCATTCTTGGCACAAGCAAGTTGAGGTATCAGGAGTTGCTAAAAAATATGATGTTAAAGTGTCAGATATTGTTGAGCAGCCATGGGGCATGTTAGATTTTACACTGCATGACCCTAGTGGAGTACTGTGGCGTTTTGGCGAAAATATATAA
- a CDS encoding DUF6858 family protein, with product MKQTMFQEKYPVFFLEVSKEECRFDQFEKVISYFENCIKQHPKASYIATFDHYAHTDSLEEGEIAEGILAAKNVVFCFGLKLPNALVMAVRPRSFGITEYADKYVISFLEAPMPVANQAMEEWSRALRK from the coding sequence ATGAAGCAAACAATGTTCCAAGAAAAGTACCCTGTCTTTTTTCTTGAAGTAAGCAAAGAAGAGTGCCGCTTTGACCAGTTCGAAAAAGTGATTAGTTACTTTGAAAACTGCATAAAACAGCACCCAAAAGCGAGTTACATTGCTACTTTTGATCACTATGCACATACCGATTCACTGGAAGAAGGTGAAATAGCTGAAGGCATTTTGGCGGCTAAAAATGTCGTATTTTGCTTTGGTCTTAAATTACCGAATGCATTGGTAATGGCGGTACGCCCTCGCTCATTTGGCATTACGGAATACGCTGATAAATATGTCATTAGCTTTCTTGAAGCACCAATGCCTGTTGCAAATCAAGCTATGGAAGAGTGGTCACGCGCATTGCGTAAATAG
- a CDS encoding GFA family protein, with the protein MSITGECFCGEVKYQINGKLRDARSCHCSRCRKAFSSQASAYALVEPSQFSWMSGKELLTSYVGQHGFGLQFCKVCGSTICGIYNGEVHGVTLGCVNGDPDIELGMHIYVGSKASWEKVPEGGAQYIEGRPD; encoded by the coding sequence TTGTCGATTACAGGTGAGTGCTTTTGTGGTGAAGTAAAGTATCAAATTAATGGAAAGCTACGCGATGCACGATCTTGCCATTGCTCTAGGTGTAGAAAAGCGTTTAGCTCACAAGCGTCTGCGTATGCGCTAGTAGAACCTAGCCAGTTCAGCTGGATGTCTGGAAAAGAACTCCTGACTTCCTATGTTGGTCAACATGGTTTTGGCCTGCAGTTTTGCAAAGTATGTGGCTCTACTATCTGCGGAATCTATAACGGTGAAGTTCACGGTGTTACGTTAGGTTGTGTTAATGGTGACCCAGACATTGAGCTTGGCATGCATATTTATGTCGGATCAAAAGCATCATGGGAAAAGGTTCCCGAGGGGGGGGCGCAATATATAGAGGGGAGGCCTGATTGA
- a CDS encoding ABC transporter ATP-binding protein has translation MFEFTVEGLELSDKKILAALNIKLNPGETHCLLGPSGSGKTSLLNVMAGLQQESIVKNVKGESQNLWSQRKPDIGYLFQQPRLLPWRTITQNLLLVEPNKEIVMHRLSEVRLQDYADYYPAKISLGMARRVALARCLLLKPELVLMDEPLTSLDLPTAREMRKLIKRLVCGHPTRSMIYVTHNLDEALELGDTVSVLGNAPAEVIYSNSINSLSREELETLLKH, from the coding sequence ATGTTTGAATTTACTGTCGAAGGGCTAGAACTTTCCGATAAGAAAATTCTTGCTGCACTTAACATAAAGCTTAACCCAGGCGAGACCCACTGCTTGTTAGGCCCCTCGGGTAGCGGCAAAACCTCACTACTTAACGTGATGGCCGGCTTACAACAAGAAAGCATAGTGAAAAATGTTAAAGGCGAAAGCCAAAACCTATGGTCACAACGCAAACCCGACATAGGCTATCTTTTTCAGCAACCACGACTTTTGCCTTGGCGCACTATTACTCAGAACTTACTGTTAGTTGAGCCGAACAAAGAGATTGTAATGCACAGGTTAAGCGAGGTTAGGCTACAAGATTATGCTGACTATTACCCCGCTAAAATATCATTAGGTATGGCAAGACGCGTGGCGTTGGCCCGCTGCTTATTACTTAAGCCTGAACTGGTATTAATGGATGAGCCCCTAACCTCCTTAGATTTACCAACAGCCAGAGAGATGAGAAAGCTAATTAAACGTTTAGTCTGCGGCCATCCAACTCGCAGCATGATCTACGTTACTCATAATCTGGATGAAGCGCTTGAACTAGGAGATACGGTATCAGTATTAGGCAATGCGCCTGCTGAAGTTATCTACAGTAATTCAATAAACAGTCTATCTCGTGAGGAACTTGAGACCTTGCTGAAGCACTAG
- a CDS encoding HPP family protein, producing the protein MSALLKKIKGDGAARPPKHPMKNIMLAGLGGFIAIGVLAGLAESLEAALVLGSFGASCVLVFGFPDAPFSQPRNIIGGHFLSTLIGLISLTLCGPTWWSVALAAGTAIALMMATRTVHPPAGSNPVIVFLLQPNWDFLLLPTLSGALILVAVALLYNNLSREENYPKYW; encoded by the coding sequence ATGTCTGCTTTACTTAAAAAAATCAAAGGTGATGGTGCGGCGCGGCCTCCCAAGCATCCGATGAAAAATATTATGCTGGCAGGACTCGGTGGCTTTATAGCAATTGGTGTATTAGCAGGCCTTGCTGAAAGCTTAGAAGCCGCTCTGGTGTTAGGCTCGTTTGGTGCCTCTTGTGTGCTGGTGTTTGGTTTTCCTGATGCGCCCTTTTCACAACCGCGAAATATTATTGGCGGGCACTTTTTAAGCACATTGATAGGTCTGATTTCCCTGACACTTTGCGGGCCAACATGGTGGTCTGTCGCACTCGCGGCAGGCACTGCCATTGCTTTAATGATGGCAACCAGAACGGTTCATCCTCCCGCAGGTTCTAACCCTGTGATCGTCTTTTTACTACAACCCAACTGGGACTTTTTATTACTGCCAACCTTAAGTGGTGCTCTCATCCTTGTAGCGGTTGCTTTGCTTTATAACAACCTTAGCAGAGAAGAAAACTACCCTAAGTATTGG
- a CDS encoding FTR1 family protein yields MCQSLLKNSGSSREFIEGFSLLIAAVLLSYMSVWLIARREMQQWQGFIHNKMGQALDQKRLSAIFVGKAALELQVAGFISAAAVSYVPFISWLGLFPTVESVGLQLLFILIPIMGLLV; encoded by the coding sequence TTGTGCCAATCGTTACTTAAAAATAGTGGATCTTCCCGTGAGTTTATAGAAGGCTTTAGCTTACTGATTGCCGCCGTCTTATTGAGTTATATGAGTGTCTGGTTAATTGCACGTCGAGAGATGCAGCAGTGGCAAGGTTTTATCCATAATAAAATGGGACAAGCGCTGGATCAAAAGCGTTTATCTGCGATTTTTGTGGGTAAAGCTGCATTGGAGCTGCAAGTAGCTGGATTTATTTCTGCCGCGGCTGTCAGTTATGTACCTTTTATCTCTTGGTTGGGATTATTTCCTACTGTGGAGTCTGTTGGGTTGCAGTTGTTGTTTATTTTGATACCTATTATGGGGTTGCTAGTGTAA
- a CDS encoding helix-turn-helix transcriptional regulator, which translates to MSDFAAVDVADFSLSGSGGSTKYSATILLCGSFSYDSSMDHPFVKGLPCFIHIKASETPQLAWLRSLVTVLANESRQPSPGSTVIVDRLTEVLFIQLMRTYMENSSNSEGYIIALADLQIGSALNLIHSETKAHWSVEQLGDAVSLSRTAFTEKLSRMVGMPPKTYLINWRMQKAKTQLEHTDTAMIDIAQGAGYSSEAAFSKAFKHYYDQPPGQVRRNSNPH; encoded by the coding sequence ATCAGTGATTTTGCCGCTGTTGATGTAGCAGATTTTTCGCTTTCAGGCTCTGGAGGAAGTACAAAATATTCTGCAACCATCTTGTTATGTGGCTCATTTAGCTACGATTCTTCGATGGATCACCCTTTTGTAAAAGGCCTACCCTGCTTTATTCATATCAAGGCATCCGAAACGCCCCAGCTCGCATGGTTAAGATCTTTAGTGACTGTTCTTGCGAACGAATCGCGCCAACCATCCCCGGGCTCTACCGTGATAGTCGACCGGCTAACAGAAGTACTGTTCATTCAATTAATGCGCACTTACATGGAAAATTCATCCAATAGCGAGGGGTATATTATCGCCCTAGCAGACTTGCAAATTGGCTCAGCATTAAACCTAATTCACTCAGAGACAAAAGCCCACTGGAGCGTTGAGCAGCTCGGTGATGCGGTTTCTTTATCAAGAACGGCGTTTACAGAAAAGCTTTCTCGCATGGTCGGTATGCCACCTAAAACATACCTCATCAATTGGCGTATGCAAAAAGCCAAAACCCAACTTGAGCACACTGACACAGCCATGATTGATATTGCACAAGGCGCGGGTTACTCATCAGAAGCGGCTTTTAGCAAAGCATTTAAGCATTATTATGACCAGCCTCCTGGGCAGGTTCGTCGTAATAGCAACCCGCACTAG
- a CDS encoding ABC transporter permease: MTISKMGDQVIAFVCLLSLWWVVSTIVSNPLLPTPAEVFSALSKEWHEQRLLESLIVTLRRVLISFIFAMTLGGLLGVLMGRFRLVNRVLDPLLIILLNIPALVVIILLYIWFGLIEVAAVTAVIINKLPNVAVTLREGGRMFDHELEEMSLMYRFSFRQKLLHLWWPQLFPYIMIATRSGLALIWKIVLVVELLGRSDGVGFQLHLAFQLFDVATILAYSFAFILVVQLIEWFILQPLDRNASRWQKGGGNV; this comes from the coding sequence ATGACAATAAGCAAAATGGGCGATCAAGTAATAGCATTTGTTTGCTTGTTATCTCTCTGGTGGGTGGTCTCGACAATTGTATCCAATCCTTTATTACCAACCCCCGCCGAAGTGTTTTCAGCACTCAGTAAAGAGTGGCATGAACAACGCCTGCTCGAAAGTTTAATAGTTACTCTTAGGCGTGTTCTGATCAGTTTTATTTTTGCTATGACCTTAGGTGGTTTGCTTGGCGTATTGATGGGGCGGTTTCGGTTAGTCAACCGTGTGTTAGACCCCTTGCTCATTATATTGCTAAATATTCCCGCGCTCGTCGTTATTATCCTGCTCTATATTTGGTTCGGCCTTATTGAGGTCGCAGCTGTTACAGCGGTTATTATTAATAAACTACCCAATGTTGCTGTAACTCTACGTGAGGGAGGTCGCATGTTTGATCATGAGCTGGAAGAGATGTCGTTAATGTACAGGTTTAGCTTTCGCCAGAAGCTACTGCATTTATGGTGGCCTCAATTATTCCCATACATAATGATTGCTACCCGTAGCGGCTTAGCACTAATTTGGAAAATAGTCCTTGTTGTTGAGTTGCTGGGCCGGTCTGATGGGGTAGGTTTTCAATTACATTTGGCTTTTCAGTTGTTTGATGTAGCCACCATCCTCGCTTATAGTTTTGCTTTTATCCTTGTTGTGCAATTAATTGAGTGGTTCATATTGCAACCATTAGATCGTAACGCATCTCGTTGGCAAAAAGGGGGTGGCAATGTTTGA